A single genomic interval of Helianthus annuus cultivar XRQ/B chromosome 6, HanXRQr2.0-SUNRISE, whole genome shotgun sequence harbors:
- the LOC110944769 gene encoding protein FAR-RED IMPAIRED RESPONSE 1-like → MFTGSTDLAIEQHAFAIYTNAVFAQVQKEIIKGKFLCYITNQSETSDSSLLIDVTHLDKRNNITNVYQVTYNNVDQSASCSCRNFIRIGYLCRHVFCVYRLKNVERIPPQYINDRWRRDALPKHVFSISSRYGVNPHAPSVMRNEILDLVTECVDVARTDEDALAKLVDQLRDFKINVLSRQPLSTTENESNESQMEEIVGQPINIPVEVANPEVARNKGCGTHTRISGPGEKAKAKPPKRPKQLRLCKRCGLYVDDHDSRNCLKVAAMKAAKAAAEQQRQSATGD, encoded by the exons ATGTTCACTGGCAGTACTGATTTAGCGATAGAACAACACGCGTTCGCCATTTACACAAACGCTGTTTTCGCCCAAGTTCAAAAAGAAATAATTAAAGGGAAGTTTTTATGCTACATCACAAACCAGAGCGAGACCAGCGATTCCAGTCTTCTGATAGACGTCACTCATTTGGATAAAAGGAACAACATCACAAACGTCTATCag GTTACGTATAACAATGTGGATCAATCGGCCAGTTGCTCATGCAGGAATTTCATACGTATCGGATATCTGTGTCGCCATGTCTTTTGTGTCTATCGCTTGAAAAATGTTGAAAGGATTCCACCACAATACATAAACGACAGGTGGCGCCGAGATGCCCTCCCCAAACATGTTTTTTCAATTTCCAGTCGATACGGAGTAAACCCACACGCACCGTCCGTTATGCGGAATGAAATCCTCGACCTCGTTACTGAATGCGTTGATGTTGCTAGAACCGATGAGGATGCGTTGGCAAAATTGGTTGACCAACTCAGGGATTTCAAGATCAATGTTCTTTCCAGGCAACCGTTGTCAACaactgaaaatgaatcaaatgagTCTCAAATGGAAGAAATAGTTGGGCAGCCAATCAACATTCCAGTCGAAGTTGCTAATCCAGAAGTTGCACGCAATAAAGGATGTGGTACTCATACTCGCATTTCTGGGCCCGGTGAGAAGGCCAAAGCAAAACCACCAAAACGTCCAAAGCAGCTTCGCTTATGCAAGCGTTGTGGTCTGTATGTCGACGACCACGACTCACGCAACTGCCTTAAGGTGGCTGCAATGAAAGCAGCAAAGGCAGCTGCTGAACAACAAAGGCAGTCCGCCACTGGCGACTGA
- the LOC110944770 gene encoding RING-H2 finger protein ATL56 — MDISNHNRHRHHHHTAVSTSKPTRKILSIFLKFIVMSLILSLFLLFIGLAAIILLHLLLAGSVLHRRRRLLTRSSTPRASSLSLHDIQTHIPSFKFSNTTAASDDCSICLEFLNEGEICRVLPVCDHVFHARCVDRWLTKVPSCPVCRTRVRLDNGGSSDSVVSDDETKFLWAIGVGR; from the coding sequence ATGGACATATCAAACCATaatcgccaccgccaccaccatcacACCGCCGTATCCACATCCAAACCCACCCGTAAAATCCTCTCAATCTTCCTCAAATTCATCGTCATGTCCTTAATCCTCTCCCTATTCCTCCTCTTCATCGGCCTCGCCGCCATCATCCTCCTCCACCTTCTCCTCGCCGGCTCCGTCCTCCACCGCCGCCGCCGTCTCCTCACGCGCTCCTCCACCCCACGCGCCTCCTCCCTCTCCCTCCACGACATTCAGACCCACATCCCATCGTTTAAATTCTCCAACACCACCGCCGCATCCGATGATTGTTCGATTTGTTTGGAGTTTCTGAATGAAGGGGAGATCTGCCGGGTGCTTCCGGTTTGTGATCATGTTTTTCACGCGCGGTGTGTGGATAGGTGGTTGACGAAGGTGCCCAGTTGCCCGGTTTGCAGGACCCGGGTCCGGTTGGATAATGGTGGGTCGTCTGATTCGGTTGTTAGTGACGATGAAACGAAGTTTTTGTGGGCGATTGGTGTAGGTAGGTAG
- the LOC110865496 gene encoding uncharacterized protein LOC110865496 has protein sequence MGKEKDYRKEYSISSKWTDINSKCHQFQEVFQRNWDNMESGQNDANVITRALEEYNATKDTFTYLRCWELLRGSPKWANVPTITSSVRRKSKRSKTSSSVDPDTPTSDARNVNLNIIVDNEEDLELEQPPGRRSAKNKRKKAESSSSNHEILKQDFEEMNRRLQDIRDLGDRRLQTIEERNLENKKFVAIQESRQIEKDIKFLSKPIDHLTGDALILAQMRREQIRRKYGL, from the coding sequence ATGGGGAAAGAAAAAGATTACCGCAAAGAATAttccatttctagcaaatggaccgataTCAACTCGAAATGTCATCAGTTTCAAGAGGTCTTTCAACGCAATTGGGACAACATGGAAAGTGGCCAAAACGACGCTAATGTTATAACAAGAGCATTGGAAGAATACAATGCTACGAAAGACACTTTCACTTATTTAAGATGTTGGGAGCTTTTAAGAGGAAGTCCCAAATGGGCAAACGTACCGACGATAACGTCTAGCGTTAGACGTAAATCAAAGCGGTCCAAAACATCATCGTCGGTTGACCCGGACACACCAACCTCAGATGCTCGCAACGTCAATTTAAATATTATTGTAGACAACGAGGAAGATTTGGAGTTGGAACAACCACCGGGTAGAAGAAGTGCCAAAAATAAGAGAAAAAAAGCGGAGTCCTCTTCTTCTAATCACGAAATATTGAAGCAAGATTTCGAAGAGATGAATCGACGCCTTCAAGACATTCGAGATCTCGGTGATAGGCGTTTACAAACTATTGAGGAAAGAAACTTAGAAAACAAAAAGTTTGTCGCGATACAAGAATCGAGACAAATAGAGAAAGATATCAAATTTTTGTCTAAACCCATCGACCATCTCACAGGCGACGCATTGATCCTAGCCCAAATGCGTCGGGAACAAATCCGTCGAAAATACGGACTCTAG